From the genome of Mucilaginibacter robiniae:
GGAAACCGCCATTCATAACTAAAACCTCTGGTAATTGGCTTACGCGAAAATAAGATAGGATAGGCATAGAAACCCAGGGAGCTATAGCTAACAAGTTTAGGTACATTTCCTTGCGGGACGTATTATCTTCCAGTTGCTTTTGTTTAATAGAACGATACATTGCATTTATGCAGATAACTGCATAAATGCAGGGGATGATTACTGCATGCTTTACTACTCTATCGATATTTCCTGATATCATGTATTCGATACCAAAAAAAACCACAAAGGGCGCAAATAAAAAAAGCCACACCCCATAAACAGCATGAAATCGTAACCTTTGCAAATTAAAAGCTTTGTAAAAGTAAAAGGGCATGTAACAGGCTAATAGAAAACCGCTACCCCATGCAAGCAAGTTTTGCATGTGTAAAGGTACTCCTTGAAAGGTGGGGTCGGGAAATAGCCCCCCGCAAACATTATAAAAGATAAAAAGTGATAACAGGATTAGATAATATAACCTTTTCTTCTCTCCTGGCCTCTGCAAATAAATTAGTAGTTGAAACAGGAACATTATCGTCTCAAAAATCAAGAAGATAAAAGTGACGAGTTCCATGTCTGTATTAAATACTTTCATAGAATAGGTATCTCTCTATCCCGTTTAAGCATGAAAAGCTTGTAGCCAAAATCCAATTCACTATAAATTTTGAACCCGATTTTCTCGTACCAAGGGATGTTTTTTAAAGTGGATGTTTCTAAATATACTGGGCGTTGTTGATCTTGGCTATCTTTGATAACCTCCTTTAGCAATTGGGTTCCTATCCCTTTATCTTGATCAGAAGGAACAACGCCAAGGAACCACAAATAGTAAATATGCTCTTTAGGATAGTTTTTTTTAATAGCACTCTCCCTGCTCATGGCCTTTCCTGCTCGACTTAAACCAATAGCGTTCAAAACAAGCTTAATATCCAACCAGGTAGATAATAAGGAAAATTTCTTTTTATCTGGATACAATACCAAGGCACAACCTTTTCTATCATTAGTAAGGTAAACTGCACCAAACATATAGCAGATTTCAAATGAGTAATCCATCAATGCCCGGATACGTTCTTTTCTCTTACTATCCTGCTTTACTATATAATTTACGCTTTGGTTATCCTCAAAGGAGTTAGAAAGAATATCAATTATTAACGGCTTATCGGCTTTTCCGGCTTTAATCATAGGTAAAAGTTTTTTGAAGTAACAGTTAAATATTATTTATATGTTGAAACGCGAAAATTTGTTTCGACATATCCTCGCTCGTAATAAATATTAAAAGCCATACTTTTATATCTTTACATGCTGTTTACAATTCTCTGACGAGGAAATAAAGCAAAACACAAAAATCAACCTCCCAATTACAGATTTGCTATAATTAAACACAAGCGGATGAAAAAAGGTTTATGGATATCAGTGGTGAGAACTTAAGGTTAAGACAAATAAGAAAAGCGTTAGGCTATAATCAGGCCGACTTTGCAAAGTCGCTCGGACTTACACAAGGTGGCTACTCTGATATTGAACGTGGCAAAAACGGCGTTTCCGGCAGGGTCAAAATGGTGCTGTTAAACGTTCATAAAGTTAACATCCGATATTTAGAAAATAACCAAGGCGAAATGTTTTACATTGAAACGCCTCCCGATCAACCCGAAGTTGAAAATACATCTTCAAATTTGAACGCATCCTTAGACACCAAGGATACCCAAATAGAACTTTTAAAAGCAGAGATAAGAAGGCTTAATTCAGAACGTGACTTATATATTGAACTGTTACAAGCGAAGGACAGAACCATTGCTGCCCTTGAACGGCAAATAAAAAAATAAAACATTGATATCTTGATATCTATATATAATGATATTTTCGTATCATTGTATCAAAGATTGTTGATATGAAAACCATTGCCATATTGAACCACAAAGGGGGAACGGGCAAAACAACCTCGGCTCTCAATATTGGGGCAGGGCTTGCACGTCTAAAGAAAAAAACGCTACTTGTTGACCTTGACCCCCAAACAAACCTTACAGAAGGCTTAGGGGTACGGGATGCAAAAACCTCTATCTATAATAGCTTAAGAGATGGCGTTGATTTACCTATTCAACCGATTAATGAGTATTTAGACCTGGTTCCTTCTTCCCTTGATTTAGTTGCAGCAGAATTAGAACTGGTATCGCGGATTGCTCGGGAAAGCATCTTGAAAAAGCTTTTAGATAAGGTAAAAAAGCGATACGAGTATATTATAATTGACTGTCCACCCGCATTGGGAATGCTCACAATAAACGCACTCGTGCCATCGGATACTGTTTTGATTCCTTTAGAAGCAGAGTTTTACTCCTATCGCGGAATTGACCGTATGGTTAATATCATTTCAGAAGTAAGGTCACACTATAATGAAGACCTTACCATAGGCGGTGTCTTTATTACTAAGTGTAACCCAAAGCGAACTTTAACCGAACATATAACAGAAAGCGTTAAACAGCATTTTGGCGATAAATTATTAGATACAAAAATTCGTGTCAATGTAGCACTTGCAGAAGCACCAGTACACGGCCAAGATGTATTTGAATATGCACCCAACTCAAACGGTGCTAAAGATTATGAAACCTTAGTAGTAGAAATTGTTACCAAACTATAATGTCATGGCAAAGAAAACATTCAACTTAGAAGATAAAAATAAGAACTTACATGGTGCTGCTGCACTGTTTGCGCCTTCCTCACAAGAAGGTAAACAGCAAAAAGAAGAAACAAGAGAGCCCGAATACAACGAGGATGAAGAAATAACTGGTTATCAGCTTCGATTGCAAAAGGGTTGGCTAAAGCAGTTAAAAATAATGAGTGCCAATACCGACACATCAGTGAAAGACCTCATTTTAAATGCAGTCGCTGAAAAATATAAACTCTAAACCTAAAGCCCTACATCAGTAGGTTTTTTTGTTAGTTACCATCAAAACCAAATCAGATAATCCGGGCGGCAATCAAAATTTGCTATCATAACATTTGTCCTTGATGATCTGCAGCAAAAATAAATGCTATCAAAAGCAGCTGAGGATCTTGTTGCCGGCACGAATTTTTGCTATCTTTCAAATGAGCGATACACATTCTAATCCTGAATTACCTAAACACCAAATTTATGAACTGGTGGTTGCGGACGTTCTTAAAAAATTTGATGCGAATGCTACAGTCAAGCACGATGTGAAACTACCCAGTGCAAACGGTAAAAGGAAAAGGCAAATCGATGTTTACATTGAAGGTAAAATAGCAGGTATGCCTCTAAATATTATCGTTGATTGTAAATATTATGATAAAAAGCTTGATGTTAAAGATGTTGAGCAATTCATCGGAATGGTAGAAGATATTAAGCCGAACTTAGGTATATTAATAAGCCCTGTCGGTTTTTCATCAGGCGCTATTGATCGGGTAAAAGAATATGGTACAAGAATTAGCTTATGTTCAATATTCAATGGCAACCATATTGACTATTCTACCCCTTTAGGCATTTGGATGTATCGTATTGAGCGAACAGGGTTAAAGTTGAAAATAACTATAACAAATGGTAATCAAGCAATGAAGTACCCTCTGCCAGCTCCTGAACTATGGATGGTTGAAGATATGTTTGGTAAGCGAATGAAATTACTCGACGTTGCAGCCGAAACCATCATAGAAGATAAAAGCTTAATGCATGATAAAACTGGTTTTACTTTCATTGACACTGATAAGTATCTGTTTGTAGACGGTGTCCACACTATTAAGCTGGCGGAAATGAAAGTTTGGTTCGATTCTGTTATCACCGTCGGCAAAAGATATATTAGATATACTTCTGGTACTGCTATTGTTAAAGAAAAAGAGGTTACAACACTTACTCCCTTATCTACTGACATCATATCAGTGGAAGGTGACTTTGAACCGTTATCGTTAAAGCAAACTCTTGCTTTTTTAAAAAGTAAGGGAAAAACGATAAATTAAGTACTATCAAAAATACAAGCTGCACCTGGCTCCAGGTTTAAGTTTTGCTATCACTTGTTCGGGTAGCCTGCCCTGATCTGCGGATGCTCCAACATTAAGGTGATAGCATTTTAATAATTTTACTTTATGTGTAGGTCAATTTCACTATACGAACCTAATAATTGGGGTAGTGTCATCGTTTGTATATTGAGCATATCACAAATGAGTGGTATTTTCTTAAATAACTTACTGTCATTGTTTACAGCAGACTCTTCGGTTACTATCGCTAATTCAGTTCCATCGCTTGCTTTTGATCTACTCAATGAGTACAATATAAGCTTTGCATCAGCCGAATCTAAAAACCTGTTTCTAAGCATCTCAAACTCTGCGTCAGATTTCAACTTTTTTTTCTGAACCGTTACACAAAATTGATTTTCAAGTTGATTATAGAACTTAGGATATGGTAAAATATCCATCGTTTTCGTATGATGTTTTTTATCTGCTAAAAACGGCAGCTTTTCGGTAACTATTCCTTTTGATAGATATTTTATTTCATCATAAACCTTATCAAGTATGACAATCTCATTTGCTTTGACTTTCTCTTGGATACAATCAAACAATAAAGAATTTTTATCAAATGGTAAGTAATAGCGAACCAAAGACAAAAGAGAACTCGAGTCTATTACTGCAATCATTGAATATACTTTTCTAATTCGTCGGGCTTAATATTAAGGGTTTTACACACCTCATATTCATTGATTACTCCTTCATGGAAAGCCGTTGAAATAGTTGAAATCAATAATGGTGAGTTAATTGGTTTGGGTGTTGAACCCCTTTGTGGTACACCGCTTAACTTCTCTGCTTCTCTTTGTAACTTTAACTCTCTTTCTCTCGCTCGGTGTTCTTCGTCAAATTCAGCTTTAATCCTATTGTAATTAGCCTTTGAAATCTTACTTGTAAAAACAAGTCTTGTATAGAGCGAAAGCCTACTTAGATTTGTCTTTTCAGAGATAACTTTTATTAACTCATGATGGTAATCATTATGGGCGTTTGCTTCATCAAGGTTTTCAATTGTTTGCGCTTCGCTACCCATCAAGAAAAAGTAAGCAAAATCGTTACACCATCTTTCGATAGAGGACAATTGGCTTTGAGGTGAATAGTCTACAGCTTCAACTTCTTCCTCGTTTAGCAGGTAATGTCCAAACTCATGTACAAGTGTGAAAATTTCCCTTCTAAATGAACTTTGGTTACGCTTTATGACTATTACATTCGGCTTTAAAAAAAAGCCATCAATGTTTGCTTTTTCTTTTTTATTCCACGTTTCGACAAATTCAAAAACCATAACGTTTCTTTCTGCGAGCTTACTGATTAGCCTTTTGAGAAACTCCTTTAAGTCGTTTGTAAAATCAGGATAAACGTTATTTCTAATTTGCTTTGCTACAAATTGAGGGTCTTGTTTTATCGTAAATATTGGAATACTTCGCTCTGTATCAAGGTCGGCCAACCTCGCTATTGCGGATAATGAGATTTTAAAGTCCTCAAAATGATTGACTATTTTCTTTGCCCCTAAATTCAATTCTGAATTAAAGTTTTCTTTTCTAAAAAATATGCTTGCTTCTTTAGCTTCTTCAGGAGCTTTAGGGTCAAGGTAAAAGTGAAGTCCTTTGTTGAATACCTTGTCAATTCTTTTTAGATAGCTTACATTAATCTCGTCGCTTAGTATATCTTCATTGGCTATTGGCTTTTTGAGCCCATCACTAATTAAGGCAATTAAGTCCTCGACTGACATCTTGTAAAGATTCAGTAGATATTTAAGCCTCAATATATTTTGCTCTATTTTCAACAGCGTTTTTGGTGTGCAAAGATATTAATAATATCGAGTGAGATATCATTGTAATTAAACGCAACATAAGGTTTTTTTGTTTAGAAAGCCAGTGCACTTGACTTTAAAAAGCTAATTATTTTAGCTTGCGTGTTATAAAGTACTTGACGGAGAAGTTTATATTTGCTAGCTCAGAAATTTAAAGCCTGATTGGAACGTTTATTCTATCACGAGCAACACATATTCCATCTTTTATAATATAACACTCCACATAATGTGGTCCGTTAAATGTACTTGACTCTTTTCTTCGCCCTTGGCCTGCATCCTTTATAATCTGTCCTCTTATCATATCTTTTTCAATAGCATGCTGACCGACATTTTTTATTTTCCAATATACCTCGTACGGTTTTGGAGCATCACAATCGGCAACAAAAAACGTCAATGACATTCGACTTTTAATGATCTTTAAGTTTCTAAGTAATACTGTCCTAAATCCAGCTTGACTTACTTCACAATCAATTCTGAGGTTATAAATGATATCAAGCTGGAATTTATCTTCAATAAATTCCTCATTGTTGCGAACGTTATGCGCTTTTTCGAGAACCAGATTCTTATAAGGAAATGCTTTTCCAAAAAGGGATCTGTACTTACCACATTTATCATCTTCCTCTAAACATTCAATAGCTTCTGTTGCAATTTCAAGTGATTTTTTTACTTTCTTGTTAATGTTAGATTTCTTATAAACCTTTTGCCTACTGCCTGGTGAGTACCAGTAGCGCCTATCAGGACTAAAGGTTGTCATATAGTTAAACAGGTCTTTAATTAGTTCTGGAAAATGCGTTAATCCTTCCTGATGATATTCGATGTTGGCAGAAAGAAAATCATAACACCAAGTATCGATCAACAAGCCGCTGATTTTTAAACCAAATTTATTTTTCCACGCTCTAACTAACCTACATAGCTTTATATAGGTTTCTTCTGATAATGTATTAAGCTCATCACATGCTTCATTTTCTTGTAATGGCTTTACAGTCTTCCAACATCCACCATTGTTAGCATCAGGATAGGTAAAGGTGTTTCCTTCTTCTAAGAATGCAGGGCAAAGTTCAATCTTAAATCCTATAAATTGTATCACAACTACTTGTCCATCTCCACGAACATCTGTTTGAGGATAGGTAGTTAAGATTATATCCTTAACTTTTTGTAAAAGGGCACTTTGCCCATTACCTGAACGTGCATCATAGGTATAGTATAAATCCTCTGGTAAAGCAAATATT
Proteins encoded in this window:
- a CDS encoding nucleotide-binding domain-containing protein, producing MAIETSFETFFNNLIVDNEESIFQKIKRIVKTLNKNLYNSESDTDHSYIIGSFGRNTAIKGVSDLDVIFALPEDLYYTYDARSGNGQSALLQKVKDIILTTYPQTDVRGDGQVVVIQFIGFKIELCPAFLEEGNTFTYPDANNGGCWKTVKPLQENEACDELNTLSEETYIKLCRLVRAWKNKFGLKISGLLIDTWCYDFLSANIEYHQEGLTHFPELIKDLFNYMTTFSPDRRYWYSPGSRQKVYKKSNINKKVKKSLEIATEAIECLEEDDKCGKYRSLFGKAFPYKNLVLEKAHNVRNNEEFIEDKFQLDIIYNLRIDCEVSQAGFRTVLLRNLKIIKSRMSLTFFVADCDAPKPYEVYWKIKNVGQHAIEKDMIRGQIIKDAGQGRRKESSTFNGPHYVECYIIKDGICVARDRINVPIRL
- a CDS encoding DUF4411 family protein, which gives rise to MIAVIDSSSLLSLVRYYLPFDKNSLLFDCIQEKVKANEIVILDKVYDEIKYLSKGIVTEKLPFLADKKHHTKTMDILPYPKFYNQLENQFCVTVQKKKLKSDAEFEMLRNRFLDSADAKLILYSLSRSKASDGTELAIVTEESAVNNDSKLFKKIPLICDMLNIQTMTLPQLLGSYSEIDLHIK
- a CDS encoding restriction endonuclease, whose protein sequence is MSDTHSNPELPKHQIYELVVADVLKKFDANATVKHDVKLPSANGKRKRQIDVYIEGKIAGMPLNIIVDCKYYDKKLDVKDVEQFIGMVEDIKPNLGILISPVGFSSGAIDRVKEYGTRISLCSIFNGNHIDYSTPLGIWMYRIERTGLKLKITITNGNQAMKYPLPAPELWMVEDMFGKRMKLLDVAAETIIEDKSLMHDKTGFTFIDTDKYLFVDGVHTIKLAEMKVWFDSVITVGKRYIRYTSGTAIVKEKEVTTLTPLSTDIISVEGDFEPLSLKQTLAFLKSKGKTIN
- a CDS encoding GNAT family N-acetyltransferase; this translates as MIKAGKADKPLIIDILSNSFEDNQSVNYIVKQDSKRKERIRALMDYSFEICYMFGAVYLTNDRKGCALVLYPDKKKFSLLSTWLDIKLVLNAIGLSRAGKAMSRESAIKKNYPKEHIYYLWFLGVVPSDQDKGIGTQLLKEVIKDSQDQQRPVYLETSTLKNIPWYEKIGFKIYSELDFGYKLFMLKRDREIPIL
- a CDS encoding helix-turn-helix domain-containing protein, translating into MDISGENLRLRQIRKALGYNQADFAKSLGLTQGGYSDIERGKNGVSGRVKMVLLNVHKVNIRYLENNQGEMFYIETPPDQPEVENTSSNLNASLDTKDTQIELLKAEIRRLNSERDLYIELLQAKDRTIAALERQIKK
- a CDS encoding helix-turn-helix transcriptional regulator; its protein translation is MKVFNTDMELVTFIFLIFETIMFLFQLLIYLQRPGEKKRLYYLILLSLFIFYNVCGGLFPDPTFQGVPLHMQNLLAWGSGFLLACYMPFYFYKAFNLQRLRFHAVYGVWLFLFAPFVVFFGIEYMISGNIDRVVKHAVIIPCIYAVICINAMYRSIKQKQLEDNTSRKEMYLNLLAIAPWVSMPILSYFRVSQLPEVLVMNGGFLFITGLFIWEAIKQSREEAKQLESLLLAVKEDGHSDAFIDNCKRFNLSPREVEVAALITDGLKYKEIADKLFIQERTVTTHVQKMFTKTGARNKVELIRTLKGEIHISR
- a CDS encoding ImmA/IrrE family metallo-endopeptidase; this encodes MSVEDLIALISDGLKKPIANEDILSDEINVSYLKRIDKVFNKGLHFYLDPKAPEEAKEASIFFRKENFNSELNLGAKKIVNHFEDFKISLSAIARLADLDTERSIPIFTIKQDPQFVAKQIRNNVYPDFTNDLKEFLKRLISKLAERNVMVFEFVETWNKKEKANIDGFFLKPNVIVIKRNQSSFRREIFTLVHEFGHYLLNEEEVEAVDYSPQSQLSSIERWCNDFAYFFLMGSEAQTIENLDEANAHNDYHHELIKVISEKTNLSRLSLYTRLVFTSKISKANYNRIKAEFDEEHRARERELKLQREAEKLSGVPQRGSTPKPINSPLLISTISTAFHEGVINEYEVCKTLNIKPDELEKYIQ
- a CDS encoding ParA family protein, producing MKTIAILNHKGGTGKTTSALNIGAGLARLKKKTLLVDLDPQTNLTEGLGVRDAKTSIYNSLRDGVDLPIQPINEYLDLVPSSLDLVAAELELVSRIARESILKKLLDKVKKRYEYIIIDCPPALGMLTINALVPSDTVLIPLEAEFYSYRGIDRMVNIISEVRSHYNEDLTIGGVFITKCNPKRTLTEHITESVKQHFGDKLLDTKIRVNVALAEAPVHGQDVFEYAPNSNGAKDYETLVVEIVTKL